The Methanobacterium formicicum genome includes a region encoding these proteins:
- a CDS encoding metallophosphoesterase, which translates to MIGIMSDSHDHLEAIKMAVEVFNQAGVDLVVHAGDLIAPFTALEFAKLQAPLEAIFGNNDGEKQGLRTAYSELTVLADFKEIKFNGRNIALIHGTEEPLVEALTRSGKYDLVIRGHTHRMEITEGPTMVINPGETCGYLSGEKTVILLDTADLSYQKVFL; encoded by the coding sequence ATGATCGGTATAATGTCAGACAGCCACGACCACCTGGAAGCCATAAAGATGGCGGTGGAAGTATTTAATCAGGCCGGGGTTGATCTGGTAGTTCATGCCGGTGATTTAATAGCACCCTTCACTGCCCTGGAATTTGCTAAACTTCAAGCTCCATTAGAAGCTATTTTTGGCAATAATGATGGTGAAAAGCAGGGTTTAAGGACAGCCTACTCGGAACTAACTGTACTGGCGGATTTCAAGGAAATAAAATTCAATGGAAGAAATATAGCCCTCATTCATGGAACAGAAGAACCACTGGTGGAGGCACTCACCCGGAGTGGGAAATACGACCTGGTTATAAGGGGACACACCCACCGAATGGAAATAACCGAAGGGCCAACCATGGTTATTAATCCGGGTGAAACCTGCGGGTACTTATCTGGTGAAAAAACAGTGATACTACTGGATACTGCTGATCTCAGTTACCAAAAGGTGTTCCTGTGA